One stretch of Pseudomonas fluorescens Q2-87 DNA includes these proteins:
- a CDS encoding GlxA family transcriptional regulator, whose amino-acid sequence MDTFQSSLKFQNIGFRQTTDSVGHEKVVRVAFILLDHFSLTALSTAMDALATGNLINSNTVYKVSTYSLLGGLVESDIGIPLSSERLNVEKINHDALVVIGGQRVRLSSNPTIRRALKKAAGGRGIVAGVWNAAFYLADAGLLDDQDCACHADSCALINEYYPQVKTGESEYTFTQRRATCAGASSTLDMILAIMQDLSSQRDADLVDEIKRVHQPKKPQFNTVTLGAVSLVKPVPRPLNVAVSLMENHIEEPMEIDEIASHVGVSRRQLERRFARYLNAAPNRYYLELRLTRARQLITQSNRSLTDVALATGFVSYPHFYKRFKDLFGLPPMTFRDNYYSSDFSNSERYAIAAGF is encoded by the coding sequence ATGGATACCTTCCAAAGCTCGTTGAAGTTCCAGAATATTGGATTTCGGCAAACTACCGACTCGGTCGGTCATGAAAAAGTTGTACGGGTGGCATTCATTTTGCTCGACCACTTTTCATTAACCGCACTCTCAACAGCGATGGACGCGCTGGCGACCGGCAATCTGATCAACAGTAATACCGTCTACAAAGTATCGACGTATTCGCTCTTGGGCGGACTGGTTGAAAGTGATATCGGCATACCGTTGTCGTCGGAACGTTTGAACGTTGAAAAAATCAATCACGATGCACTTGTGGTTATCGGTGGCCAGCGGGTAAGGCTGTCCAGCAACCCCACCATTCGCCGCGCATTGAAAAAGGCGGCAGGGGGAAGGGGCATCGTCGCTGGTGTATGGAATGCTGCGTTTTACCTGGCCGATGCGGGCTTGCTCGATGACCAGGATTGCGCCTGTCATGCCGATAGTTGTGCGTTGATAAACGAGTATTACCCCCAAGTGAAAACGGGGGAGTCCGAATACACCTTTACCCAGCGGCGCGCGACGTGCGCTGGTGCTTCATCCACGCTGGATATGATCCTGGCAATCATGCAGGACCTCAGCTCACAGCGCGATGCTGATCTGGTGGATGAAATCAAACGTGTACATCAACCCAAAAAGCCTCAATTCAATACTGTAACCCTAGGTGCTGTCAGCCTGGTTAAACCGGTACCTCGCCCTCTGAACGTTGCGGTCTCGCTGATGGAAAACCACATTGAAGAACCCATGGAAATCGATGAGATCGCCAGCCACGTGGGGGTTTCGCGTAGACAGCTTGAGCGCAGATTTGCGCGCTATTTAAACGCGGCGCCCAACCGCTACTACCTGGAACTGCGACTTACCCGCGCCCGCCAACTGATTACTCAAAGTAATCGCTCGTTGACGGACGTGGCACTCGCTACCGGTTTTGTCAGCTATCCGCACTTTTATAAGCGCTTCAAGGATTTGTTCGGCCTGCCGCCCATGACGTTCCGGGATAACTACTATTCCAGCGACTTTAGCAATTCGGAACGCTATGCCATTGCGGCAGGTTTTTGA
- a CDS encoding MFS transporter, whose product MKSAVVSIEDVPLNGFHRLLTVRSGGGSFVDGYVLSIIGVALIHMSKSLALDDFWEGMIAASALIGIFFGGFLGGWLTDVMGRKHLLFAGPTLFIVASLAQYWAESAIVIFFLRLLLGIAVGIEYPVATSLLVEFLPKKFRGPRLAMLTILWFAGAATAYIVGEVMFNALGSDAWRLVLASAAVIGVLLFIVRLGTPESPRWLIKQGRTAEAEAIIKQVYGEHFSLANLPEEPSGEKITIFNLVHSGYGKRMLFVVVFWTCSVVPLFAVYAFAPKVLAALKITGDSASLGSVAITLFFVIGCIISTRIINSIGRRNLLIYSFLCSGLALLGLAIGHAGPSLLVLFFFVVYALFIGGAQVLTLVYPNELFSTEIRAFAVGVGTSLSRIGAAAGTYLAPISLNKLGVAETLYVAAAISLVGLVLSWVLAPETRSLNLQQAASLN is encoded by the coding sequence ATGAAGAGCGCTGTTGTTTCAATTGAAGACGTCCCGCTCAATGGGTTTCACCGGCTACTTACTGTTCGTTCAGGCGGCGGTTCCTTTGTTGACGGATACGTTCTGAGTATTATCGGCGTCGCGCTGATACATATGTCAAAGTCCCTGGCGCTGGATGATTTCTGGGAGGGCATGATTGCCGCCTCCGCATTGATCGGGATTTTTTTCGGTGGCTTCCTGGGCGGTTGGTTGACCGATGTCATGGGGCGCAAACATCTCTTGTTTGCGGGGCCTACCTTATTCATCGTCGCGTCCCTGGCGCAATATTGGGCCGAGTCGGCCATCGTTATATTTTTCCTGCGGTTGTTGTTGGGTATTGCCGTTGGTATCGAATACCCAGTGGCAACATCGTTACTCGTCGAATTCCTTCCCAAGAAATTCCGTGGCCCACGATTGGCGATGCTGACCATCCTCTGGTTCGCTGGTGCCGCGACCGCCTACATCGTCGGCGAAGTCATGTTCAATGCATTGGGTTCGGATGCCTGGCGACTGGTACTGGCCAGCGCCGCAGTCATCGGCGTCCTGTTGTTTATCGTGCGTCTGGGCACGCCGGAATCACCGCGTTGGCTGATCAAGCAGGGGCGAACAGCGGAGGCCGAGGCGATTATCAAGCAGGTGTATGGCGAGCATTTCTCGCTGGCTAATCTGCCCGAGGAACCTTCCGGCGAAAAGATCACGATCTTCAATCTTGTGCATTCCGGTTACGGTAAGCGCATGTTGTTTGTGGTGGTGTTCTGGACCTGTTCTGTCGTGCCGCTGTTCGCTGTTTATGCATTCGCCCCCAAGGTGTTGGCGGCGTTGAAAATTACCGGTGATTCGGCCTCGCTGGGCTCGGTTGCGATCACATTGTTCTTCGTCATCGGCTGCATTATCTCCACCCGGATAATCAATTCGATCGGTCGGCGAAATCTGCTTATTTACAGTTTCCTGTGTTCAGGCTTGGCGTTGTTGGGTCTGGCCATCGGCCATGCGGGCCCTAGCCTTCTGGTGCTGTTCTTTTTCGTCGTTTACGCCCTGTTTATCGGCGGCGCACAAGTGCTCACACTGGTTTATCCCAATGAACTGTTTTCCACAGAAATTCGCGCTTTTGCGGTCGGCGTAGGCACGTCGCTCTCACGCATCGGGGCTGCCGCGGGCACTTACTTGGCGCCTATTTCATTGAACAAGTTAGGGGTCGCCGAGACCCTGTATGTCGCCGCCGCCATTTCGTTGGTGGGGCTCGTGTTGTCTTGGGTGCTGGCGCCTGAAACGCGGTCACTCAACCTGCAACAAGCCGCCTCGTTGAATTAG
- a CDS encoding aldehyde dehydrogenase: MADLLSKEAYRELAGKLEFRTQAFIDGQFRSAKSGRTFTTTNPATGDVLAEISACDAEDVDVAVAAAKAAFEDARWQGLSPAVRKSVLLRFAQLLEDNSHELAVLESLDSGKPIRECQNVDVPETIHTLRWHAELIDKIYDATAPVGSGAVTMVVREPIGVVGLVLPWNFPLLMLAWKIGPSLAAGCSIVVKPAKETSLSALRVAELAYQAGVPAGVFNVVPGGGKEAGEPLGRHGDVAMVSFTGSTDTGRIFLKYSSESNLKRIVLECGGKNPAVVMNDAEDIDQVAQHVVNGAFWNMGENCSASSRLLVHTDIKEALLERIQVHLKDWKMGDPLDPDNRLGSMVSKAHFEKVRSYIEHAKDEKLTVLAGGNTVDNIFVEPTILDGVGRSSRLFQEEIFGPVLSVTTFNTLDEAIKLANDTAYGLAASAYTGNLRNALKLSRGIRAGIVTVNCFGEGDASTPFGGYKESGFGGRDKSIWAHDQYTEIKTIWIDAS; encoded by the coding sequence ATGGCCGATTTGCTGAGTAAAGAAGCCTACCGCGAACTGGCCGGCAAGCTTGAGTTTCGCACTCAGGCGTTCATTGACGGCCAGTTTCGCAGCGCGAAATCAGGCCGTACGTTCACCACCACCAACCCGGCCACCGGTGACGTACTGGCCGAGATTTCGGCCTGTGATGCCGAGGACGTAGACGTGGCGGTGGCGGCTGCCAAGGCAGCGTTTGAGGATGCACGCTGGCAGGGTCTTTCACCTGCTGTACGTAAAAGCGTGCTGCTGCGTTTTGCCCAGTTGTTGGAAGACAACTCGCACGAACTGGCGGTACTTGAAAGCCTGGACAGCGGCAAACCCATCCGCGAGTGCCAGAACGTTGATGTACCAGAGACAATCCACACGCTGCGTTGGCACGCCGAACTGATCGACAAGATCTACGACGCTACCGCGCCGGTGGGTTCGGGCGCTGTGACTATGGTGGTACGCGAGCCCATCGGCGTAGTGGGCCTGGTGCTGCCGTGGAATTTTCCGCTGCTGATGCTCGCCTGGAAAATCGGTCCGTCGTTGGCCGCAGGTTGCTCGATCGTGGTCAAGCCAGCAAAGGAAACCTCGCTGAGCGCGCTGCGTGTCGCTGAGCTGGCGTATCAGGCCGGTGTTCCCGCCGGCGTGTTCAATGTGGTGCCTGGTGGCGGCAAGGAGGCAGGTGAACCGTTGGGCCGGCATGGTGACGTGGCCATGGTCAGCTTTACCGGCTCGACCGATACGGGCCGGATTTTCCTCAAGTACTCCAGTGAATCCAACCTCAAGCGCATCGTGCTGGAATGTGGCGGCAAAAACCCAGCGGTGGTGATGAATGATGCCGAGGATATTGACCAAGTCGCGCAGCATGTGGTGAACGGTGCCTTTTGGAACATGGGCGAAAACTGTTCGGCGTCTTCGCGCCTGCTCGTTCATACCGATATCAAGGAAGCGTTGCTTGAGCGTATTCAGGTGCACCTCAAAGACTGGAAAATGGGCGACCCACTTGACCCGGACAACCGCTTGGGTTCAATGGTCAGCAAAGCGCATTTTGAGAAAGTGCGGTCCTACATCGAGCATGCCAAGGACGAAAAGCTGACTGTTCTGGCGGGCGGCAATACTGTTGACAATATCTTCGTAGAGCCGACCATCCTGGACGGAGTAGGGCGTAGCAGTCGCCTGTTCCAAGAGGAAATTTTCGGCCCTGTGCTAAGTGTCACCACCTTCAATACCCTTGATGAAGCCATCAAACTGGCCAACGATACGGCCTATGGTTTGGCAGCGTCGGCGTATACCGGCAACCTGCGTAATGCGCTGAAGCTCTCACGCGGCATCCGCGCCGGCATTGTGACCGTCAACTGTTTTGGAGAGGGGGATGCGTCTACACCCTTCGGTGGTTACAAGGAGTCGGGGTTCGGTGGGCGGGACAAATCCATCTGGGCGCACGACCAATACACCGAGATAAAAACCATCTGGATCGACGCCTCCTGA
- a CDS encoding dihydrodipicolinate synthase family protein, producing the protein MNFDGIFTPAITPLSSDGQVDYSVFDEVLEYLVESKVHGIIIGGSTGEYYAHTPAERLAVAERAKSVLQGRLPLVVGTGGIRTEDSVYFAEQAKAIKADAILVGSPPYALPTQKEIAAHVLAVDKAAGLPIMLYNYPARMGVAMGDEFFEAIAQCKNIEAIKESSGEMNRLHRLACAHPSIQISCGWDDQALEFFAWGARSWVCAGSNFIPREHVALYEACVIEKDFDKGRRIMSALLPLMDFLEGGKFVQSIKHGSELIGLRAGGVRAPLQALEESEKQALRAVIQTLKQNVAHIVGGA; encoded by the coding sequence ATGAACTTTGACGGCATTTTTACCCCCGCGATAACTCCGCTCTCTTCGGATGGTCAAGTTGATTACTCGGTCTTTGATGAAGTGCTTGAATACCTGGTCGAGTCCAAGGTTCACGGCATCATTATCGGCGGCTCCACGGGCGAGTATTACGCTCATACGCCTGCTGAGCGTCTGGCGGTGGCTGAACGTGCGAAGAGTGTCCTGCAAGGTCGTCTGCCGCTGGTTGTCGGCACCGGCGGGATCAGAACCGAGGATTCGGTGTATTTCGCTGAGCAAGCGAAAGCGATCAAGGCAGATGCGATCCTGGTGGGTTCGCCGCCTTATGCCTTGCCCACCCAAAAAGAAATCGCCGCCCATGTGCTGGCGGTAGACAAGGCAGCAGGCCTCCCCATCATGCTCTACAACTACCCGGCGCGTATGGGGGTGGCGATGGGGGATGAGTTCTTCGAAGCGATTGCGCAGTGCAAAAACATTGAAGCAATCAAAGAAAGCTCCGGGGAAATGAATCGCCTGCATCGCCTGGCCTGCGCCCATCCTTCGATCCAGATCTCGTGCGGTTGGGATGATCAAGCCCTGGAGTTCTTCGCCTGGGGCGCTCGCAGCTGGGTATGCGCCGGCTCCAATTTCATTCCTCGCGAACACGTTGCGCTGTATGAAGCCTGCGTGATTGAAAAGGACTTCGACAAAGGCCGCCGCATCATGTCGGCCCTGCTGCCGTTGATGGACTTTCTTGAAGGCGGCAAGTTTGTGCAATCGATCAAGCATGGCAGTGAGCTGATTGGCTTGCGTGCCGGTGGTGTCCGCGCGCCATTGCAAGCGTTGGAAGAATCCGAGAAGCAGGCGCTGAGGGCGGTGATCCAAACGCTTAAACAAAACGTTGCGCACATTGTGGGAGGTGCTTGA
- a CDS encoding NAD(P)/FAD-dependent oxidoreductase — protein MMKVTSLPADDNSCGWFHLSRPRKPNPAHQGHSTARWVIVGAGFTGLAAARQLALSFPNDEIVLVEAQEVGLGPSGRNAGFAIDLPHDIGAEDYIGDITLARTSLKLNLAGQSILRDLVDQHGIDCQMKACGKYQAAVEDRGIAVLEAYRRGLDKLDQPYQMIEQDELPHHLGTHFYRKALYTPGAVLLQPSALVKGLADHLPANVTLYERTPILEVEYGAKTVLKHANGSITADKLILANNSFGMRFGFLKGRMLPIYTYGSITRQLTPEEQAQLGGKPYWGAIPADPFGTTVRRTPDNRLLIRNSFSFNPDGRSDSRYNERFLRRHKASFDKRFPMLPNVNFEYTWGGALAMTRNHNGFFGELAPNVYGALGCNGLGVTRGTVTGQLLAEWLAGQRDERIDFLLNAPGPNSNPPQPFLSWGVNANLKWGQYRAGRES, from the coding sequence ATTATGAAAGTTACCTCGTTACCCGCCGACGATAATAGCTGTGGCTGGTTTCATTTAAGCCGCCCGCGTAAGCCTAATCCCGCCCATCAGGGGCACAGTACTGCCCGTTGGGTGATTGTTGGTGCGGGCTTTACCGGGTTGGCGGCAGCACGGCAACTGGCGTTGAGTTTTCCGAATGACGAGATCGTGCTGGTTGAGGCTCAGGAGGTCGGCCTGGGGCCATCCGGCAGGAATGCCGGGTTCGCTATCGATCTGCCCCATGATATTGGGGCAGAGGATTACATCGGCGACATCACCCTCGCCAGGACCAGCCTGAAGCTCAATCTGGCGGGGCAATCCATTCTGCGCGACTTGGTCGATCAACATGGCATCGACTGTCAGATGAAGGCCTGCGGCAAGTATCAGGCGGCCGTGGAGGACCGCGGCATCGCGGTACTCGAAGCCTATCGGCGTGGGCTGGATAAGTTGGATCAGCCTTATCAAATGATTGAGCAAGATGAGCTGCCTCATCACCTGGGTACGCACTTCTACCGCAAAGCTTTATATACGCCAGGTGCCGTTCTGCTTCAGCCATCGGCACTGGTCAAGGGGCTCGCTGACCATCTGCCAGCCAACGTGACGTTGTATGAGCGTACGCCGATTCTCGAAGTTGAGTACGGTGCGAAAACCGTACTGAAACATGCCAATGGAAGTATCACCGCCGACAAGCTGATCCTCGCGAACAACTCATTTGGCATGCGCTTTGGTTTCCTCAAGGGCCGGATGCTGCCCATCTATACCTACGGCAGTATTACGCGGCAATTGACGCCAGAAGAGCAGGCACAACTCGGTGGAAAACCGTATTGGGGCGCGATCCCAGCTGATCCATTTGGGACCACCGTCAGGCGTACACCGGATAATCGCTTACTGATCAGAAACAGTTTTAGCTTTAATCCCGACGGCCGCAGCGACAGTCGATATAACGAGCGATTCCTACGCCGACATAAAGCCTCGTTTGATAAACGCTTTCCCATGTTGCCCAACGTCAATTTTGAATACACCTGGGGCGGTGCATTGGCCATGACTCGAAACCACAACGGTTTCTTTGGTGAGTTGGCCCCCAACGTTTATGGGGCATTGGGTTGCAATGGCCTAGGCGTGACCCGCGGCACAGTGACAGGGCAACTGCTTGCAGAGTGGCTCGCGGGCCAACGTGATGAACGGATCGACTTTCTATTGAACGCACCCGGGCCGAACAGTAACCCGCCGCAGCCGTTTCTCTCGTGGGGTGTCAACGCAAATCTTAAATGGGGGCAGTACCGCGCCGGTCGAGAAAGCTGA
- a CDS encoding GntR family transcriptional regulator produces MNSEQGLYERLKQQILTLQLSPNQLLAEVPLSAQHGVSLTSIRDIHRRRSVER; encoded by the coding sequence GTGAATAGCGAGCAAGGTCTCTACGAACGGCTGAAGCAACAGATCCTGACATTGCAACTGTCGCCCAATCAGTTGCTCGCTGAAGTGCCACTCAGCGCTCAGCATGGCGTTTCTCTTACGTCTATCAGGGATATCCATCGCCGCCGGTCAGTTGAAAGATAG